In the Sphingobacterium sp. PCS056 genome, AAAGCTGCTCTACTCCTGTTGACTGCCCTTCGGTCATAACTGCGACATAATGGTCGATAGCGAGATCTGCTGTCGATAAGTTTACTACTGCTTTTTTAGAATTGTCTCCTACGGGTTTGCCTGCTGCCATGGTGCATGTAGATACTGCGATCAAGGCTGCTACTGCGAATGTTTTTGCTAAAGTATTCATATTGTCTTTATGTTATATTGTTAGTTTTTTTGTTCGTAATTGCATCAGCCCCTCATCCACCAACTCAAACTCGGATGTATGCTGACGTAATTGTTGATTCAAAAGTAGGGTGTTAATCGTGCCTCCTATATGGCAATTAGACTAAACCAACTAAAAACTCGGTGAATGGTAGAAATGGGTAGGTAAAACTAATTTAATGATCATGCACAGCAAGGCTCTACTTCAATATTTAATACGATAGTTGAGTCAATAAATAGAAGTTGAACGTTCTTTTTATAAGCTGTGATTTGATCGTGTATGTTGATGAGAGCTCATAAAGATATCTTTTTAAAACAGCTGAGAATTCTATCATTGTTGTGAAAGTTATTATATTAGAGCTATAAATAGCGACTTCGTAAAAAAGTGTTTTTGTTGGCATCATATTACTGATGGGATTTTTTGATTCTTTACAGAAAAAAATAACCGCGGTGACTAGTGATAACGGGTAACTATTTTACTTGATGGTAGCAAGATCTTGCCAAAGCGTCTTTGTGTGAGTACTAAACTTTAAATCGTAAGCGACGCTGTAACAATTTTAAAACGAAAATTAATTTTAAGATCATGATTATCAATACACTAAAGACATTATTCCACAGAGATTTAAACAAATTGATCTCTGAAGTCAAACAGTACAAAAGCGAATCTGATATTTGGAAAATTAATGGCCAAATAAATAACTCGGCAGGTAATCTTTGTTTGCATTTGGTCGGCAATTTAAATACTTACATTGGAAGAGAATTAGGCAAGACAGGTTATGTAAGAAATCGGGAATTAGAGTTTTCATCTAAAGATATATCAAGGCAAGAATTAATTCAAATGGTTGAAAATACGATAGAAATGATTAACCAGACATTGGATCATTTTGATGAAAATCTTTTAGAAGCCGAATACCCAATTTTGGTACTTGACAATAAGACCTCTACTGAGTTTTTTTTAGTTCACTTAGCCACTCATTTGGCTTATCATCTTGGGCAAGTAAACTATCACAGACGACTAATTGAAAAATGAAAAAGTGCACAACAGGCCACTGCAAAAATATGGCTAAACGACTTCGGTTAGA is a window encoding:
- a CDS encoding DUF1572 family protein, giving the protein MIINTLKTLFHRDLNKLISEVKQYKSESDIWKINGQINNSAGNLCLHLVGNLNTYIGRELGKTGYVRNRELEFSSKDISRQELIQMVENTIEMINQTLDHFDENLLEAEYPILVLDNKTSTEFFLVHLATHLAYHLGQVNYHRRLIEK